The proteins below are encoded in one region of Natronococcus sp. CG52:
- a CDS encoding serine hydroxymethyltransferase — protein MAFEQPLDRIAPSVSEAIGHERERQESTLGMIASENHVSEAVLEAQGSVLTNKYAEGYPGGRYYGGCQHVDTVEDQAIERARELFGADHVNVQPHSGTQANMAVYFAVLEPGDSILSLSLSHGGHLSHGHSVNFSGQLYDVDQYEVDPETGYIDYDELERQARETNPEMIVSGSSAYPREFEYERIREIADEVDAYHLADIAHVTGLIAAGVHSSPVEHAEFVTGSTHKTIRAGRGGLVMCEEEHADAIDSAVFPGAQGGPLMHNVAGKAVGFAEAQTSEFEGYAEQVVANAKRLAEIFHERGLSLVSDGTDKHLLLIDLRESYPDLTGKEAEALLSDVGIIVNKNTVPGETRSPMVTSGIRVGTPALTTRGLEEAEMETVADLIVDVLDDSDDEDVADRVDSRVDELCEEFPIYE, from the coding sequence ATGGCGTTCGAACAGCCACTCGACCGGATAGCTCCGAGCGTGTCCGAGGCCATCGGTCACGAACGCGAGCGACAGGAGTCGACACTCGGAATGATCGCCTCGGAGAACCACGTTTCGGAAGCCGTTCTCGAGGCCCAGGGGAGCGTTCTGACGAACAAGTACGCGGAAGGCTACCCCGGCGGGCGGTACTACGGCGGTTGCCAGCACGTCGACACCGTCGAGGACCAAGCGATCGAGCGGGCACGGGAACTCTTCGGCGCGGACCACGTCAACGTACAGCCGCACAGCGGGACGCAGGCGAACATGGCCGTCTACTTCGCCGTTCTCGAACCGGGTGACAGTATTCTCTCGCTCTCGCTCTCCCACGGCGGCCACCTCTCGCACGGCCACAGCGTCAACTTCTCGGGCCAGCTCTACGACGTCGATCAGTACGAGGTCGATCCCGAGACGGGCTACATCGACTACGACGAACTCGAGCGGCAAGCCCGCGAGACGAACCCGGAGATGATCGTCAGCGGCTCGTCAGCGTATCCTCGCGAGTTCGAGTACGAGCGCATCCGAGAGATCGCTGACGAGGTCGACGCCTACCACCTTGCGGATATCGCCCACGTGACCGGACTCATCGCAGCCGGCGTCCACTCGTCGCCGGTCGAGCACGCGGAGTTCGTCACCGGAAGCACGCACAAGACCATCCGCGCGGGCCGCGGCGGACTCGTCATGTGCGAGGAGGAACACGCCGACGCTATCGACTCGGCGGTCTTCCCGGGTGCGCAGGGAGGTCCGCTAATGCACAACGTCGCTGGCAAGGCCGTCGGCTTCGCGGAGGCCCAGACCAGCGAGTTCGAAGGGTACGCGGAGCAGGTCGTCGCGAACGCGAAGCGGCTCGCCGAGATATTCCACGAGCGGGGCCTGTCGCTGGTCAGCGACGGGACCGACAAGCACCTCCTACTCATCGACCTTCGCGAGTCGTATCCCGATCTCACGGGGAAAGAAGCCGAAGCGCTGCTGAGCGACGTCGGTATCATCGTCAACAAGAACACCGTCCCGGGCGAAACCAGATCGCCGATGGTTACGAGCGGGATCCGCGTCGGCACGCCGGCACTGACCACGCGCGGGCTCGAGGAGGCGGAGATGGAGACCGTCGCCGACCTGATCGTCGACGTGCTCGACGATTCGGACGACGAGGACGTCGCCGATCGCGTCGATTCGCGGGTCGACGAACTCTGCGAGGAGTTCCCGATCTACGAGTAG
- a CDS encoding Rid family detoxifying hydrolase — translation MKRTISTDDAPAAVGAYSQATTSGDVLFTAGQLPLTTDGDLLDDASVDEQTRQCLQNVEAILESEGASLEDVLKTTVFLDDIDDFEEFNEAYSEFFDDEPPARSAVEVGRVPKGAAVEIEAVAVTE, via the coding sequence ATGAAACGCACGATCAGCACCGACGATGCACCGGCAGCCGTCGGTGCGTACAGCCAGGCGACGACGAGCGGAGACGTCCTGTTCACCGCCGGACAGCTCCCGCTCACGACGGACGGCGATCTGCTCGACGACGCCTCCGTCGACGAACAGACGAGACAGTGCTTGCAGAACGTCGAGGCGATCCTCGAGTCCGAAGGCGCCTCCCTCGAGGACGTCCTCAAGACGACCGTCTTCCTCGACGACATCGACGACTTCGAGGAGTTCAACGAGGCGTACAGCGAGTTTTTCGACGACGAGCCACCCGCCCGTAGCGCGGTCGAAGTCGGACGGGTACCGAAAGGGGCGGCGGTCGAGATCGAAGCGGTCGCGGTGACGGAGTAA
- a CDS encoding NADH-ubiquinone oxidoreductase-F iron-sulfur binding region domain-containing protein: MTERGIVGTGGAVRVAAGERQAGAATTVLEAARETADAVRIVEVGPTGLEDVEPLVTATVGDRTAFVHRCTPQTVRDVVTAVANGEHPADATTIVEHDRDASTLPAPDTGPLAVGNRRVLGACGWVVPTSEEDYRARGEMLVRDPPEDLVAFAERTGVRGRGRGDVATDESVADSWRTVREADGDPVVVVNANDADERASADGLLLEADPFAVIDPAAAVATAIGAPEVVVYLGETDERAYHNAVAAAEAVESHAGVSIDVVAGPAEYKAGETTMALESLEGADRLEARVQPPGPAEHGLYGRPTLLHTPRTVAQLRHLVRKNGDVGGAEGDPGTRLFDVCGDVTAPATVELPTDGTLSTLRECVELEGSMKAACVGGVFGGLTEALDVPASADGLNAADLGTDGPVELLGRDRCAVAFAGRRAAFAREENCGRCVPCREGSKQLTELLRAVYDGDGAIDDVRELARVMERSSLCSFGRDAARPVTTALNEFETEFVAHAEGRCPAGECDQYL; this comes from the coding sequence ATGACTGAACGCGGTATCGTCGGCACCGGAGGAGCCGTTCGAGTGGCGGCAGGAGAACGACAGGCCGGTGCCGCAACGACGGTACTCGAAGCAGCACGAGAGACAGCCGACGCCGTTCGCATCGTCGAGGTCGGTCCGACCGGCCTGGAGGACGTAGAGCCCCTCGTCACGGCCACCGTCGGAGATCGGACGGCGTTCGTCCACCGATGCACGCCGCAGACCGTCCGGGACGTGGTAACAGCGGTAGCGAACGGCGAACATCCAGCGGACGCGACGACCATCGTCGAACACGACCGCGACGCGTCGACGCTTCCGGCGCCGGATACGGGACCCCTCGCAGTCGGGAACCGTCGCGTGCTCGGCGCCTGCGGCTGGGTCGTCCCGACCAGCGAGGAAGACTACCGCGCCCGCGGCGAGATGCTCGTTCGCGACCCGCCGGAAGACCTCGTCGCGTTCGCCGAGCGGACCGGAGTGCGCGGCCGCGGTCGCGGCGACGTCGCCACCGACGAGTCGGTCGCCGATTCCTGGCGGACGGTCCGCGAGGCCGACGGCGACCCCGTCGTCGTGGTGAACGCGAACGACGCCGACGAGCGGGCGTCGGCCGACGGCCTGCTACTCGAGGCCGACCCGTTCGCGGTGATCGACCCTGCCGCCGCGGTCGCAACCGCCATCGGCGCGCCGGAAGTGGTCGTCTACCTCGGCGAGACGGACGAGCGCGCGTATCACAACGCGGTCGCCGCAGCCGAGGCCGTCGAATCCCACGCAGGAGTTTCGATCGACGTCGTCGCCGGTCCGGCCGAGTACAAGGCCGGCGAGACCACGATGGCACTGGAGTCGCTCGAAGGTGCCGATCGACTCGAGGCGCGCGTCCAACCGCCGGGGCCCGCCGAACACGGCCTTTACGGTCGACCGACCCTCCTCCACACGCCGCGAACCGTGGCACAGCTTCGACACCTCGTCCGCAAAAACGGCGACGTCGGCGGCGCCGAGGGCGATCCCGGAACGAGGCTGTTCGACGTCTGCGGGGACGTCACGGCCCCGGCGACGGTCGAACTCCCGACCGACGGTACTCTCTCGACGCTTCGCGAGTGCGTCGAACTCGAGGGATCGATGAAGGCAGCCTGCGTCGGCGGCGTCTTCGGCGGCCTCACCGAGGCCCTCGACGTACCGGCGAGCGCCGACGGGTTGAACGCGGCCGACCTGGGAACTGACGGCCCCGTCGAGCTACTGGGCCGGGACCGCTGTGCGGTCGCCTTCGCGGGTCGTCGCGCGGCGTTCGCTCGCGAGGAGAACTGCGGCCGCTGCGTGCCGTGTCGCGAGGGCTCGAAACAGCTCACCGAGCTACTGCGGGCAGTGTACGACGGCGACGGCGCGATCGACGACGTTCGCGAACTGGCTCGCGTGATGGAGCGCTCGAGCCTCTGTTCGTTCGGCCGCGACGCGGCGCGGCCGGTGACGACGGCGCTGAACGAGTTCGAGACCGAGTTCGTTGCGCACGCGGAGGGCCGCTGTCCGGCCGGCGAGTGTGATCAGTACCTATGA
- the fdhF gene encoding formate dehydrogenase subunit alpha, with the protein MSSEETPIPRVPDVTDPQPRTPLTEDFTTGTANDPALEGATEPTRLTVDGETVRVDSGETLLDAIESVGADVPALCHYDRSDEIGPRSECRTCVVETNEHGLVPACSFPAEEGLTVRTESADASEVRDVNLDLVLSNHNLRCTTCGQNGRCELQDTAIEQEVEEPRYGVFDEREEYEPLDDTSPFIRIDRNKCILCNRCVEACNDVQVEGVLRIEGTGEDTRIAFQNESEAMAGSSCVSCGHCATVCPTGSITEKGLADTATLPVPGFNQKNSIGETIEYDPDEGADPATEPAEPAPSGVAGMMARARREAGSALRDVGERALVEAEHAGESVAASVLSEGQMFDIAEFVADHRLDDVDVTETTCGYCSVGCRFDVYSRDDEVLGVRPTDADHAPANDGFSTCVKGKFGYDFVNSDDRLEQPLVREDGELREATWEEALDRIATELSAITDEYGADSIACLASSKCTNEEDYLLQKFARQVLGTKNVDNCARLCHSSTVAALKQTVGYGAMTNRIEDVANTDCYLITGSNTTESHPVLATRIKQNVRDGADLFVFDPRKVGIAEHADQYTRVEPGYDVAWINGLTRYVLEHDLHDEEFVEARTRNFEELKEKVEPFTPAEVERLCGVDPDDLASAAETIATADTCVFGWAMGMTQHSHGTQNVLALANLALVTGHVGEPNAGLSPFRGHNNVQGGGGDMGTLPNSLPGYQPVDDPDVRDAFEDVWGDRPPGEIGLTVPEMFTEANAGNVRGMYVMGENPALSEPDISHAEETLEALDFLVVQDIFLTETAEHADVVLPAASFAEKSGTFTNTERRVQLVGQAVDPPGRARQDWRILQALANRLGYDWSYDAPATIMDEISDLVPIYGGITHDRLAREGGLQWPCRDEDDPGTPYLYEDEFNFEDGMARFVPADLGEPGEIPDEEYPLTLTTGRVLYHFHTGTLTRRVDGIMSHVSESFVEVHPDTAGRLGIADGQDVTIESRRGSIVVEAQVSDRPDRGVVFMPMHFARGAVNTLTQKQFDPISGIPEYKVSSVRIGPADSAVPDGEHDVPLPADDD; encoded by the coding sequence ATGAGTTCCGAAGAAACCCCGATTCCGCGCGTTCCAGACGTTACAGACCCACAGCCACGCACGCCGCTGACCGAGGACTTCACCACGGGAACGGCGAACGATCCGGCGCTCGAGGGCGCCACCGAGCCGACGCGACTCACGGTCGACGGCGAAACGGTTCGCGTCGATTCGGGCGAAACGCTTCTCGACGCGATCGAGTCCGTCGGCGCGGACGTCCCGGCGCTCTGTCACTACGATCGGAGCGACGAGATCGGCCCCCGCAGCGAGTGTCGGACCTGCGTCGTCGAGACCAACGAGCACGGGCTCGTTCCGGCGTGTAGCTTCCCGGCCGAGGAGGGACTGACGGTCCGGACCGAATCGGCTGACGCGTCCGAGGTCCGCGACGTCAACCTCGATCTGGTGCTGTCGAACCACAACCTCCGGTGTACGACCTGCGGACAGAACGGTCGCTGCGAGCTCCAGGACACCGCCATCGAGCAGGAAGTCGAGGAGCCCCGGTACGGCGTCTTCGACGAGCGCGAGGAGTACGAACCGCTCGACGACACGTCGCCGTTCATCCGGATCGACCGCAACAAGTGCATCCTCTGTAACCGCTGCGTCGAGGCGTGCAACGACGTGCAGGTCGAGGGCGTCCTCCGGATCGAGGGGACGGGCGAGGATACCCGGATCGCCTTCCAGAACGAGAGCGAGGCGATGGCCGGCTCGAGTTGCGTCTCCTGTGGCCACTGCGCGACAGTCTGTCCGACGGGCTCGATCACCGAGAAAGGGCTGGCCGACACGGCGACGCTACCGGTCCCCGGTTTCAACCAGAAGAACTCGATCGGAGAGACGATCGAGTACGATCCGGACGAGGGCGCCGACCCCGCCACTGAGCCCGCCGAACCGGCGCCCTCGGGCGTCGCGGGGATGATGGCACGGGCCAGGCGGGAGGCCGGGAGCGCGCTCCGAGATGTCGGCGAACGGGCGCTCGTCGAGGCCGAGCACGCGGGCGAGAGCGTCGCCGCGAGCGTCCTCTCGGAGGGACAGATGTTCGACATCGCCGAGTTCGTCGCCGACCACCGCCTCGACGACGTCGACGTCACGGAAACGACCTGCGGGTACTGCAGCGTCGGCTGCCGGTTCGACGTCTACTCGAGGGACGACGAGGTGCTGGGCGTCCGACCGACCGACGCCGACCACGCGCCCGCCAATGACGGGTTCTCGACGTGCGTGAAGGGGAAGTTCGGCTACGACTTCGTCAACAGCGACGACCGCCTCGAGCAGCCCCTGGTTCGCGAAGACGGAGAGCTCCGCGAGGCCACCTGGGAGGAGGCGCTGGATCGGATCGCGACCGAACTATCCGCGATCACCGACGAGTACGGCGCCGATTCGATCGCCTGTCTCGCGTCGTCGAAGTGTACGAACGAGGAGGACTACCTCCTGCAGAAGTTCGCCCGGCAGGTGCTCGGCACCAAGAACGTCGACAACTGCGCGCGGCTCTGTCACTCCTCGACGGTCGCGGCCCTCAAACAGACCGTCGGCTACGGCGCGATGACCAACCGTATCGAGGACGTCGCCAACACCGACTGCTACCTCATCACGGGATCGAACACGACCGAGAGTCATCCCGTACTCGCAACCCGCATCAAACAGAACGTTCGCGATGGGGCGGATCTGTTCGTCTTCGATCCGCGGAAGGTCGGGATCGCCGAACACGCCGACCAGTACACTCGCGTCGAACCCGGATACGACGTCGCCTGGATCAACGGCCTGACCCGGTACGTCCTCGAGCACGATCTCCACGACGAGGAGTTCGTCGAGGCCCGGACCAGGAACTTCGAGGAGTTGAAGGAGAAGGTCGAACCATTCACGCCGGCGGAGGTCGAACGGCTCTGCGGCGTCGATCCGGACGACCTCGCATCCGCGGCCGAGACGATCGCGACCGCGGACACCTGCGTCTTCGGGTGGGCGATGGGGATGACCCAGCACTCCCACGGCACCCAGAACGTGCTCGCGCTGGCGAACCTCGCGCTGGTGACCGGCCACGTCGGCGAGCCGAACGCCGGCCTCTCGCCGTTCCGAGGCCACAACAACGTCCAGGGCGGCGGCGGTGACATGGGAACCCTGCCGAACAGCCTGCCGGGGTATCAGCCGGTCGACGATCCCGACGTTCGCGACGCGTTCGAGGACGTCTGGGGAGACCGTCCGCCGGGCGAAATCGGACTGACGGTTCCCGAGATGTTCACGGAGGCCAACGCGGGGAACGTCCGGGGGATGTACGTTATGGGGGAGAACCCCGCGCTCTCGGAACCGGACATCTCCCACGCCGAAGAGACCCTGGAGGCCCTCGATTTCCTCGTCGTGCAGGACATCTTCCTCACGGAGACGGCCGAGCACGCCGACGTCGTCCTCCCCGCAGCGAGCTTCGCCGAGAAGTCGGGGACCTTCACGAACACCGAACGACGCGTCCAGCTCGTCGGTCAGGCGGTCGATCCGCCGGGACGTGCACGGCAGGACTGGCGAATTCTCCAGGCCCTGGCGAATCGCCTCGGCTACGACTGGAGCTACGACGCTCCGGCGACGATCATGGACGAGATCAGCGATCTCGTTCCGATCTACGGCGGCATCACTCACGACCGTCTCGCTCGAGAGGGCGGCCTCCAGTGGCCGTGTCGCGACGAGGACGATCCGGGCACGCCGTACCTCTACGAGGACGAGTTCAACTTCGAGGACGGAATGGCCCGCTTCGTCCCCGCGGATCTCGGCGAACCGGGCGAAATCCCCGACGAGGAGTACCCGTTGACGCTGACCACCGGCCGGGTGCTGTATCACTTCCACACGGGGACGCTCACGCGACGCGTCGACGGGATCATGTCCCACGTCAGCGAGAGCTTCGTAGAGGTTCACCCCGACACGGCCGGCCGTCTCGGTATCGCGGACGGCCAGGACGTGACGATCGAGTCCCGGCGCGGTTCGATCGTCGTCGAAGCCCAGGTGTCGGATCGGCCCGATCGAGGCGTCGTATTCATGCCGATGCACTTCGCGAGGGGTGCGGTCAATACGCTCACGCAGAAACAGTTCGATCCGATCAGCGGAATCCCCGAGTACAAGGTCTCGAGCGTTCGGATCGGTCCCGCCGATTCCGCGGTGCCGGACGGGGAGCACGACGTTCCTCTCCCCGCCGACGACGACTGA
- a CDS encoding formyltetrahydrofolate deformylase produces MTREMTEITIVGEDDSGLLADLTHLLFERGVDIADLDQAVREETFRITVRADTSEMDPTEDALREDLRDLGDEFDADVQVRFPSNCENQSIAVLVTKESHCLEALLETWDDGELGADIEVVIGNHDDLRPLATAYDVPFHDVGDESGSPDEDELLDLLAEYETDLIALARYIQILSPEVVFRYEERIINVHPSLLPAFPGAAAYRQALEKGVRIAGVTAHYVTTDLDQGPIITQRAFNVPADAAESDLKARGQPLEAEALVEAIELHLEDEITVQEGQTALADPNRSGVQLGAPTELDRANPDAPVDNREAFVNDKRDTTAVADD; encoded by the coding sequence ATGACCCGGGAGATGACCGAGATAACGATCGTTGGAGAGGACGATTCGGGACTTCTCGCCGACCTCACGCACCTCCTCTTCGAGCGCGGTGTCGACATCGCCGACCTCGATCAGGCCGTCCGAGAGGAGACGTTCCGGATAACCGTCCGAGCGGACACGTCCGAAATGGATCCCACGGAGGACGCGCTCCGGGAGGACCTCCGGGACCTCGGCGACGAGTTCGACGCCGACGTACAGGTACGCTTCCCCTCGAACTGCGAGAACCAGTCGATCGCCGTCCTCGTTACGAAGGAGAGCCACTGTCTCGAGGCGCTCCTCGAAACCTGGGACGACGGTGAACTCGGCGCCGATATCGAAGTCGTCATCGGAAACCACGACGACCTTCGGCCCCTCGCAACGGCGTACGACGTCCCCTTCCACGACGTCGGCGACGAGAGCGGGTCGCCGGACGAGGACGAACTTCTCGATCTCCTCGCCGAGTACGAAACCGATCTCATCGCGCTGGCCCGGTACATCCAGATCCTCTCGCCGGAGGTCGTCTTCCGCTACGAGGAGCGCATCATCAACGTTCACCCGAGCCTGCTGCCGGCGTTCCCCGGCGCCGCGGCGTACCGGCAGGCGCTCGAGAAGGGGGTCCGGATCGCCGGCGTCACCGCCCACTACGTGACCACGGACCTCGACCAGGGGCCGATCATCACCCAGCGTGCGTTCAACGTACCTGCCGACGCAGCCGAATCGGACCTCAAAGCGCGTGGCCAACCGCTCGAGGCGGAGGCGCTCGTCGAGGCCATCGAACTCCACCTCGAGGACGAGATTACGGTCCAGGAGGGACAGACGGCGCTCGCCGATCCGAACCGATCCGGCGTACAGCTCGGCGCACCCACAGAACTGGACCGAGCGAACCCCGACGCCCCGGTCGACAACCGCGAAGCGTTCGTCAACGACAAACGGGATACGACGGCCGTTGCTGACGACTAA
- a CDS encoding alanyl-tRNA editing protein: protein MPSESLANLASVEPYVTDFEAPVGAVDGTDVQLEKTYFYAEGGGQPADCGMIDGIEVVDVQRRDGTTVHTLATKPNFEAGDTVTGSVDDEFRTYCMRAHTASHLLYGAGRKLFDQHGYGGFDIGPEKVRLDFETDRDPDEVNALTLERMINEAVWESRDVSWREMDAARARERDEIVFNLTDEAERAETVRIVEIEDWDIAACGGTHVRNTREIGPVNVLDVSNPAAELVRVEYAVGPTAIRARIDETKAVTRAARTLDTNVPDLPSRAENIVESNAELEAKVDRLRDQLLEERLETLANESVSKGGTEWVIGHLDIDDAEANDVSGRVRALAGEVGDVVALTGGNGSSFVVVGTTGEPDASEVVNDVTVTFGGGGGGGETFAQGGGLDEEPSAVADYLRERA from the coding sequence ATGCCTTCCGAATCGCTAGCAAACCTCGCGTCTGTGGAGCCGTACGTGACGGATTTCGAGGCGCCGGTCGGAGCCGTCGACGGGACCGACGTCCAGCTCGAGAAGACGTACTTCTACGCCGAAGGCGGCGGACAGCCCGCCGATTGCGGGATGATCGACGGAATCGAGGTCGTCGACGTCCAGCGACGGGACGGAACGACCGTCCACACGTTGGCGACGAAACCCAACTTCGAAGCGGGCGACACCGTCACCGGCTCGGTCGACGACGAGTTTCGGACCTACTGCATGCGGGCCCACACGGCGAGTCACCTCTTGTACGGTGCCGGCCGCAAACTGTTCGATCAGCACGGATACGGCGGGTTCGATATCGGACCGGAGAAGGTTCGGTTAGACTTCGAGACGGACCGAGATCCGGACGAGGTGAACGCGCTCACCCTCGAGCGGATGATCAACGAGGCCGTCTGGGAGTCGAGGGACGTCTCCTGGCGGGAGATGGACGCGGCGCGGGCGCGAGAGCGCGACGAGATCGTGTTCAACCTCACGGACGAGGCCGAGCGGGCGGAGACCGTTCGCATCGTCGAGATCGAAGACTGGGATATCGCCGCCTGCGGCGGGACGCACGTCCGCAATACGCGCGAGATTGGCCCCGTCAACGTACTCGACGTATCGAACCCGGCTGCCGAACTCGTTCGCGTCGAGTACGCGGTCGGACCGACGGCCATCCGAGCGCGAATCGACGAGACGAAGGCTGTGACTCGAGCCGCTCGCACGCTGGATACGAACGTGCCGGACCTGCCGAGTCGAGCCGAGAACATCGTCGAATCGAACGCGGAGCTCGAAGCGAAGGTCGATCGGTTACGAGACCAACTGCTCGAGGAACGCCTCGAGACGCTGGCGAATGAGTCCGTCTCGAAAGGCGGGACCGAGTGGGTGATCGGCCACCTCGATATCGACGATGCGGAAGCGAACGACGTCTCGGGGCGTGTCAGGGCGCTCGCAGGTGAGGTCGGAGACGTGGTCGCGCTGACCGGCGGTAACGGAAGTTCGTTCGTGGTCGTCGGGACGACGGGCGAACCCGACGCGAGCGAGGTTGTCAACGACGTGACGGTGACATTCGGAGGTGGTGGCGGCGGCGGTGAGACGTTCGCCCAGGGCGGCGGGCTCGACGAGGAACCGTCCGCCGTCGCCGACTACCTTCGGGAACGGGCGTAG
- the folP gene encoding dihydropteroate synthase, protein MEYHESVDYLESLQRRRPKLGTETTAQLLSHLGRPDDGVDCVQIAGSNGKGSTARMLERILRDAGLDVGLYTSPDLNDFRERIRVNGRKIPKERVRAFVDEIDGCVERLREADDGPTYFEVLTALALDHFGAEAVDVAVLEVGIGGRYDATSVVDPIASAVTSVTLEHTDILGDTIEAIARDKAQVASAGAPLVTGADGAALEAIRSETDVITVDSDEGDVIARENGLASQIESSVSITAPTWSLETNLPLLGQHQATNAGIAATLARQIAAVDSETIARGLRKAHWPGRFEIVSTEPIAILDGAHNPGACATLGELVDRYEYDDLHLVFGAMTDKDHRRMIAALPPVDAIHLCEPDVSRAECVDELARVFDGRAPTVDPAGSVLEATERALSEADDDDCVLVTGSLYAVAEARDRWTRLQIPKRTTPRAEDDLFVDEDDADLEAPIAEETIYRTIKTHLRRNQSERVRNAFQSVGGTCVLSETDSSGRRVTAVLSGSTAQFRDLVAAIDTDEFGLSHVSTQIRRAIASNRRSSQPPWGDETALMGILNVTPDSFYDGGAYDEIEDAVRHAREMVAAGADIVDIGGESTRPGADPVATADEIARVVPVIERITDLDVPISIDTRKAAVADAALEAGADIVNDVSGLEDPEMRFVAADHDASLVIMHSIETPADPDQSAAYADIVEDVIHDLSEKILLAERAGLDRDRIFVDPGCGFGKNASESFELIERLPELRALGCPILVGHSRKSMFERVDCQPSDRLPPTLATTTMAAERGADVVRVHDVRENAAAIGTVRATRDH, encoded by the coding sequence ATGGAGTATCACGAGTCGGTCGACTACCTCGAGTCGCTACAGCGGCGCCGGCCCAAACTCGGGACGGAGACAACGGCCCAACTGCTCTCGCACCTCGGCCGTCCGGACGACGGAGTCGACTGCGTCCAGATCGCGGGTTCGAACGGAAAGGGCAGTACAGCACGAATGCTCGAGCGAATCCTTCGCGACGCGGGGCTGGACGTCGGTCTCTACACGTCTCCCGATCTGAACGATTTTCGCGAGCGAATCCGGGTGAACGGCCGAAAGATCCCGAAGGAGCGCGTTCGAGCGTTCGTCGACGAAATCGACGGCTGCGTCGAGCGGCTTCGCGAGGCGGACGACGGACCGACGTACTTCGAGGTGCTCACGGCGCTCGCACTCGACCACTTCGGCGCCGAAGCCGTCGACGTCGCCGTCCTCGAGGTCGGCATCGGCGGCCGCTACGACGCGACGAGCGTCGTCGATCCGATCGCCAGCGCCGTGACGAGCGTCACGCTCGAGCACACCGACATCCTCGGCGACACGATCGAGGCGATCGCTCGCGACAAAGCGCAGGTCGCGTCGGCCGGCGCGCCGCTGGTGACCGGCGCGGACGGTGCCGCGCTCGAGGCGATCCGGTCGGAAACCGACGTGATTACCGTTGACAGCGACGAGGGGGACGTGATCGCTCGCGAGAACGGTCTGGCTTCCCAGATCGAGAGCAGCGTTTCGATCACGGCACCGACGTGGTCGCTCGAGACCAACCTCCCGCTTCTCGGGCAACACCAGGCGACGAACGCCGGCATCGCGGCGACGCTGGCCAGACAGATCGCAGCCGTCGATTCGGAGACGATCGCCCGGGGGCTCCGAAAGGCCCACTGGCCCGGACGATTCGAAATCGTGTCGACGGAGCCGATAGCGATCCTCGACGGAGCGCACAATCCGGGAGCCTGCGCAACGCTCGGCGAACTCGTCGATCGGTACGAGTACGACGACCTCCACCTCGTCTTTGGGGCGATGACGGACAAGGATCACCGGCGGATGATCGCGGCGCTGCCACCGGTCGACGCGATCCACCTCTGTGAACCCGACGTCTCCCGCGCCGAGTGCGTCGACGAGCTCGCGCGAGTGTTCGATGGGCGCGCGCCAACGGTCGATCCCGCCGGGTCCGTGCTTGAGGCGACCGAACGGGCCCTCTCGGAAGCGGACGACGACGACTGCGTGCTCGTCACCGGATCGCTGTACGCCGTCGCCGAAGCGCGCGACCGGTGGACGCGGTTACAGATCCCGAAACGGACGACCCCACGGGCCGAGGACGATCTATTCGTCGACGAGGACGACGCAGATCTCGAAGCGCCGATCGCCGAGGAGACGATCTACCGAACCATCAAAACTCACCTCCGTCGAAATCAGTCGGAGCGTGTTCGAAATGCGTTCCAATCGGTCGGGGGAACCTGCGTGCTCTCCGAAACCGATTCCAGCGGCCGGCGAGTTACCGCCGTGCTCTCCGGGTCGACGGCCCAATTTCGGGATCTCGTCGCTGCGATCGATACGGACGAATTCGGACTGTCGCACGTTTCGACACAGATTCGTCGCGCTATCGCTTCGAACCGCCGGTCGTCGCAGCCTCCCTGGGGAGACGAGACGGCGCTAATGGGGATTCTAAACGTTACGCCGGACAGCTTCTACGACGGCGGCGCGTACGACGAGATCGAGGACGCGGTTCGACACGCTCGGGAGATGGTCGCCGCCGGCGCAGACATCGTCGATATCGGCGGGGAGAGTACCCGCCCCGGCGCCGATCCGGTCGCGACCGCAGACGAGATCGCCCGCGTCGTTCCCGTGATCGAGCGGATCACCGATCTGGACGTCCCGATCTCGATCGATACCCGGAAAGCAGCGGTTGCCGACGCCGCGCTCGAGGCGGGCGCAGACATCGTCAACGACGTCTCGGGACTCGAGGACCCCGAGATGCGCTTCGTCGCGGCCGATCACGATGCGTCGCTCGTTATCATGCACAGCATCGAGACACCCGCCGATCCGGACCAGAGCGCCGCGTACGCCGACATCGTCGAGGACGTCATCCACGACCTCTCAGAAAAGATACTGCTCGCGGAACGAGCGGGACTCGATCGAGATCGAATTTTCGTCGATCCGGGCTGCGGGTTCGGGAAGAACGCCAGCGAGAGTTTCGAGCTGATCGAGCGACTTCCGGAGCTTCGAGCACTCGGCTGTCCAATTCTGGTCGGACACTCGCGAAAGTCGATGTTCGAACGCGTCGACTGCCAGCCTTCCGATCGGCTTCCGCCGACGCTGGCAACAACGACGATGGCCGCCGAACGGGGTGCCGACGTCGTCCGCGTTCACGACGTGCGAGAGAACGCCGCGGCGATTGGAACGGTCCGAGCGACGAGAGACCACTAG